From a single Borreliella spielmanii genomic region:
- a CDS encoding BBA07 family lipoprotein, which produces MKNILLFVILLFFSCKEFNYSDLKRRSSKRLNSSSAANGELKMSFVDSLNDDQKEALFFLEQVVLDSNPDKFNQIFSLNEDKVKEMLATVVKCLQAKRNAKIALERSNDVNVANSKQQLLQVEKTYIDNLRQSFTTTKSIEEACNLVRNYDASTSF; this is translated from the coding sequence ATGAAAAATATTTTATTATTTGTTATTTTATTATTCTTTTCTTGTAAGGAATTTAATTATTCTGATCTTAAGAGAAGGTCTTCAAAGCGTTTAAATTCTTCTAGTGCAGCAAATGGAGAGCTTAAAATGTCTTTTGTAGACTCTTTAAATGATGACCAAAAAGAAGCTTTGTTTTTTCTTGAGCAAGTGGTTCTTGATAGCAATCCAGATAAGTTTAATCAAATTTTTAGTTTAAACGAAGATAAGGTGAAAGAAATGCTTGCTACTGTTGTTAAGTGTTTACAGGCCAAAAGAAACGCTAAAATAGCTCTTGAGCGCTCAAATGATGTAAACGTTGCCAATTCTAAACAGCAGTTGTTACAGGTTGAAAAAACCTACATAGATAATTTGCGACAATCTTTTACGACTACCAAGAGCATCGAAGAGGCTTGTAATCTTGTTAGAAACTATGATGCATCTACTTCGTTTTAA
- a CDS encoding DUF2634 domain-containing protein: MEIKIDEKFNIVFNNDFKLIENVEEQKQRLFFYLKTPKGSLKENPNYGFDYNFYFKLCKANKLESIKNFFLNLSKELKIDLINVKPSIKNKTLTIKFFFLGKDTLKMDFKI; encoded by the coding sequence ATGGAAATTAAAATTGACGAAAAATTTAATATAGTATTTAACAATGATTTTAAATTAATAGAAAACGTTGAAGAGCAAAAACAGCGTTTATTTTTTTATCTTAAAACACCAAAAGGCAGTTTAAAAGAAAATCCAAATTACGGGTTTGACTACAACTTTTACTTTAAGCTTTGCAAAGCTAATAAACTAGAATCTATTAAAAATTTTTTTTTAAACCTTTCAAAAGAGCTTAAAATAGATCTTATTAATGTAAAACCAAGTATTAAAAACAAAACACTAACAATAAAATTTTTCTTTCTGGGAAAAGACACTTTAAAAATGGATTTTAAAATATGA
- a CDS encoding DUF276 domain-containing protein (DUF276 is restricted to Borreliella and related spirochetes.) — translation MSIIFDKNLGILEKTIEEIQSEKKHILKTKYGINIKDNSIYDIINFPSSSIDKQISEILKELFSKIKENGSYFNALKEDLSTPKSSTYEAIRKALLSINSVKHINILSGPGTINLYLILEDDCFKDKEKKQIKIETKQNIWQAIYYTAPSGTVFKGDIEIEFLNKHNQKKTYKFSLGEKKYAYLKAIYKTETKDAIYKEIDTQIRDIYNKILTKKYAEMGTSLRYQDFLAPVSIIRGIKELRIGTCIKNDDTKKISELSEGDFTFNKDENIKENEIIIFDTNKRLLINRE, via the coding sequence ATGAGTATTATTTTTGATAAAAACTTAGGAATATTAGAAAAAACAATAGAAGAAATTCAAAGTGAAAAAAAACATATTCTAAAAACAAAATACGGCATAAATATTAAAGACAATTCAATTTACGACATAATAAACTTTCCAAGCTCAAGTATTGATAAACAAATATCAGAAATCTTAAAAGAGCTTTTTTCCAAAATAAAAGAAAATGGAAGCTATTTTAATGCGCTCAAAGAAGACTTAAGCACACCTAAAAGCTCAACCTATGAAGCAATAAGAAAGGCTTTGTTAAGCATTAACTCGGTTAAGCATATAAATATTTTAAGTGGGCCTGGAACAATTAATCTCTACTTAATACTAGAAGATGATTGTTTTAAGGATAAAGAAAAAAAACAAATTAAAATTGAGACTAAACAAAACATTTGGCAGGCAATATACTATACAGCACCAAGTGGAACTGTTTTTAAAGGCGATATTGAAATTGAGTTTTTAAACAAACACAATCAAAAAAAAACATATAAATTCAGCTTGGGTGAGAAAAAATATGCATATCTTAAAGCAATCTACAAAACAGAAACAAAAGACGCAATCTACAAAGAAATAGATACTCAAATTAGAGACATCTACAACAAAATATTAACTAAAAAATACGCTGAAATGGGAACATCTCTTAGATATCAAGACTTTCTTGCACCAGTTAGCATTATCAGGGGAATAAAAGAACTAAGAATTGGAACTTGTATTAAAAATGATGACACAAAAAAAATCTCAGAACTTAGCGAGGGTGATTTTACATTCAACAAAGACGAAAACATTAAAGAGAATGAAATTATTATTTTTGATACAAACAAAAGGCTGCTTATTAACAGAGAGTAA
- a CDS encoding DUF735 family protein produces MNKEIPKFLENTQIEKFIYNELDYKKEILRELKELLENFKTTNVKNSINSKYIALLMLSIFNALHFKKELDKNLVNSLDAIIFAIKSIGTDESFIVLFKAFLHANVEVNSNQEAPGEIIIKLLGNIKSPIEFNIAAKNQNKLKKITVKHAGFKKALVSSYMPKDYKNSVYEFIKILIPIGRVVKIIDKEQIEIKSTRTKQFYKADHFF; encoded by the coding sequence ATGAATAAAGAGATACCGAAATTTTTAGAAAATACCCAAATTGAAAAATTTATTTACAATGAGCTTGATTACAAAAAAGAGATATTAAGGGAACTAAAAGAACTGCTTGAAAACTTTAAAACAACCAATGTTAAAAACAGCATTAACTCTAAATATATTGCATTACTAATGCTTTCAATATTTAACGCATTACACTTTAAAAAAGAGTTAGATAAAAATCTTGTTAATTCTTTAGACGCTATTATTTTTGCAATTAAATCTATTGGTACTGACGAGAGCTTTATTGTGCTTTTTAAAGCCTTTTTACACGCAAATGTAGAAGTCAACTCAAACCAAGAAGCTCCCGGCGAAATAATAATAAAATTGCTTGGGAACATTAAATCGCCTATTGAATTTAATATTGCAGCAAAAAATCAAAACAAGCTAAAAAAAATAACTGTAAAACACGCTGGATTTAAAAAAGCTCTAGTTTCTAGCTATATGCCCAAAGATTACAAAAATTCAGTATATGAGTTTATTAAAATATTAATTCCTATAGGAAGGGTAGTAAAAATTATAGACAAAGAACAAATAGAAATAAAAAGTACAAGAACAAAACAATTTTACAAAGCAGATCATTTTTTTTGA
- a CDS encoding DUF685 domain-containing protein — MNTNEPQESVQIKDLNRKTKVNQSDLIPIDDVVEDTCAITYKHLLEQIQNDTFYNNEFLCFKRAIKDVISKELLENKEYLKNIYIKVISTLLGLSEPPENIDFDTVFKKVKSEFISSLKHTNTKSTSNKISIYNSTTKDLELIQFEIFVESLKEVLAEKSEINQLKNNLINYLQIADFTNQFQNSFKLIPKKTFDTKNEQLVSCYQNGIPQIVDTPIWWQGKPYSFGGLQTIIDDTSILEFQYKNKYTTIILKNKSSASIIINESYKGSYIYLQIDVEIRHSSLAEDHNKQFYLQFEKSSNKILIASFALQNMTTLKMPIYNGWYYVGVGNLNKGQEIPTLNKV; from the coding sequence ATGAATACTAACGAACCGCAAGAGAGTGTACAAATAAAGGATTTAAACAGAAAAACAAAAGTTAATCAAAGCGATCTTATTCCTATTGATGACGTAGTAGAAGATACTTGTGCAATCACATATAAACATCTCTTAGAACAAATACAAAACGACACATTTTACAACAATGAATTTCTCTGCTTTAAAAGGGCAATAAAAGATGTAATTAGCAAAGAACTTTTAGAAAACAAAGAATATCTAAAAAACATTTACATTAAAGTAATCTCTACACTCTTAGGACTAAGTGAGCCACCTGAAAACATAGATTTTGACACTGTTTTTAAAAAAGTTAAATCTGAATTTATTTCAAGCTTAAAACACACAAACACAAAATCAACTTCGAATAAAATTTCAATTTACAACTCAACCACAAAAGACCTTGAACTTATTCAATTTGAAATTTTTGTTGAAAGCTTAAAAGAAGTTCTTGCAGAAAAATCTGAAATCAATCAACTCAAAAATAACTTAATTAATTATTTACAAATAGCCGATTTCACAAATCAATTCCAAAACTCTTTTAAATTAATACCTAAAAAAACTTTTGATACAAAAAATGAACAACTTGTAAGCTGTTATCAAAACGGGATTCCACAAATTGTAGACACTCCTATTTGGTGGCAAGGCAAACCATATAGCTTTGGGGGACTACAAACAATAATTGATGACACTTCAATATTAGAATTTCAATATAAGAATAAATACACAACCATTATACTTAAAAATAAAAGCAGCGCATCAATTATAATAAACGAATCATACAAAGGAAGTTACATTTACTTACAAATTGATGTAGAAATCAGGCATTCAAGCTTGGCAGAAGATCACAACAAACAATTTTACCTTCAATTTGAAAAAAGCTCTAATAAAATACTAATAGCTTCATTTGCTTTGCAAAACATGACTACACTTAAAATGCCAATTTACAATGGGTGGTACTACGTTGGAGTAGGCAACCTAAACAAAGGCCAAGAAATACCAACACTAAACAAAGTATAA
- a CDS encoding BlyA family holin, producing MDTILIFLSTIDNTKLIILGGFIVLAMLPMLLAIKPQFRENLNFLIKKLLKNTNKKETK from the coding sequence ATGGATACAATACTTATTTTTTTGTCAACAATTGACAATACAAAACTAATTATATTAGGAGGATTTATTGTGCTGGCAATGCTGCCAATGCTTTTAGCAATAAAGCCGCAGTTTAGAGAAAATTTAAACTTTCTTATAAAAAAGCTCTTAAAAAATACAAATAAAAAGGAAACAAAATGA
- a CDS encoding BlyB family putative holin accessory protein produces MNSKININSGVEALNNLYDFLKSSNSPTEIKIEKGIYLGFNLYNLIMSIYKDTINTLETEESIKILNDIENVNNKITQLISSINDERDAGIIEHLREERNELMKSKTEALQEQIKGFSENLKASAQNKSQDLKGDKIEN; encoded by the coding sequence ATGAACAGTAAAATAAATATCAACTCTGGCGTTGAGGCTTTAAATAATTTATATGATTTTCTAAAAAGTAGCAATTCTCCAACAGAAATCAAAATAGAAAAGGGGATATATTTAGGATTTAATCTTTACAACCTAATAATGAGCATTTACAAAGATACAATCAACACCCTTGAGACGGAAGAATCAATAAAAATATTAAATGACATTGAAAATGTCAATAATAAAATTACTCAACTTATATCAAGCATTAATGACGAAAGAGATGCAGGCATTATTGAACATTTAAGAGAAGAAAGAAATGAACTAATGAAAAGCAAAACCGAAGCACTCCAAGAACAAATAAAAGGGTTCTCAGAAAATTTAAAAGCAAGCGCTCAGAACAAATCTCAAGACTTAAAAGGAGATAAAATTGAAAATTAA
- a CDS encoding BBA14 family lipoprotein codes for MKIKNFPFLVLFNTLIIFSCSTIANLPEEPLSPKETTLKALSLYEAHLSSYIMYLQTFLVKTKQKVNSKNYPDFKLFDTSKLEKDQTLKSIKANIANLKNHIDKIKPIAIQIYKKYSKNVP; via the coding sequence TTGAAAATTAAAAATTTCCCATTTTTGGTTTTATTTAACACGCTTATAATCTTTTCTTGCTCTACAATAGCAAACCTTCCAGAAGAGCCTTTATCTCCAAAAGAGACAACATTAAAGGCTTTAAGCTTATATGAAGCACATCTTTCAAGCTATATTATGTACTTACAAACATTTCTTGTAAAAACGAAACAAAAAGTAAATAGCAAAAATTATCCTGACTTTAAACTTTTTGACACTAGTAAATTAGAAAAAGATCAAACTCTAAAATCAATCAAAGCAAATATTGCTAATTTAAAAAATCACATCGACAAAATAAAACCTATTGCAATCCAAATTTACAAAAAATATTCAAAAAATGTACCTTAA